A portion of the Pseudomonas synxantha BG33R genome contains these proteins:
- a CDS encoding MotA/TolQ/ExbB proton channel family protein: protein MDMNLLHDVTFYVMYAAMAIAIFIAIERGIYFAYVRRQARALIDALGAPVHSERDLPENLSRRDSLPLNMILPVLAQKASNGSRKDLDDEIDTQYLKTRAPLARSLWIIETITTAAPLLGLLGTILGIIDTFKALATAGVSDPGQISGGIGTALFATGLGIAIALFCVVFHNFFQDSLERINDQLKILLIRAASGARVQGEVPHLVPTSLHSRTA from the coding sequence ATGGATATGAACCTGCTCCACGACGTCACCTTCTATGTGATGTACGCGGCGATGGCCATTGCGATCTTCATCGCCATCGAACGCGGCATCTACTTTGCCTACGTGCGCCGCCAGGCTCGGGCGTTGATCGACGCCCTCGGCGCCCCCGTGCACAGCGAGCGTGACCTGCCGGAAAACCTGAGCCGTCGCGACAGCCTGCCGCTGAACATGATCCTGCCGGTGCTGGCGCAGAAAGCCTCCAACGGTTCACGCAAGGACCTGGACGACGAAATCGACACCCAATACCTCAAGACCCGTGCCCCGCTGGCCCGCAGCCTGTGGATCATCGAGACCATTACCACCGCCGCCCCGCTGCTGGGCTTGCTGGGTACCATCCTCGGCATTATCGACACCTTCAAGGCACTGGCCACGGCGGGTGTTTCCGACCCAGGGCAGATTTCCGGTGGTATCGGCACGGCCTTGTTCGCCACCGGCCTGGGTATCGCCATCGCGCTGTTCTGCGTGGTGTTCCACAACTTTTTCCAGGACAGCCTGGAACGCATCAACGACCAGTTGAAGATCCTGTTGATCCGCGCGGCCAGCGGAGCCCGCGTACAAGGCGAAGTGCCGCACCTTGTACCCACCTCCTTGCACAGCCGCACAGCGTGA
- a CDS encoding GNAT family N-acetyltransferase: protein MDTALPQLTTPRMLLRALEMHQAQLLFTLANGPKIADNTANIPSPYTLETAEDFIAGIADKYRTGELLNLGMHVLGTHELIGMVSLRINARHHYGHLGGWVAAHCRNQGYAAEAASAVMDFGFGELGLQRVGSQCFGRNKESARVMEKIGLRYEGCMRQAFLKNGVYEDLLGFATVRDDWERCL from the coding sequence ATGGACACAGCATTGCCTCAATTGACTACCCCGCGGATGCTGTTGCGAGCATTGGAAATGCACCAGGCCCAGTTGCTTTTCACGCTCGCCAACGGCCCGAAAATTGCTGACAACACGGCGAATATTCCATCGCCCTACACTCTGGAAACCGCCGAGGATTTTATTGCAGGGATTGCCGATAAATACCGCACTGGTGAACTGCTGAACCTGGGGATGCATGTGCTGGGCACACACGAGTTGATTGGCATGGTCAGCCTGCGCATCAATGCTCGGCATCACTATGGGCACTTGGGTGGCTGGGTGGCGGCGCACTGCCGTAACCAGGGGTATGCGGCAGAAGCGGCAAGCGCGGTGATGGACTTCGGCTTCGGCGAGCTGGGGTTGCAGCGCGTGGGCAGCCAGTGCTTTGGTCGCAACAAGGAATCGGCGCGGGTCATGGAAAAGATCGGCCTGCGCTATGAAGGCTGCATGCGCCAGGCGTTTCTAAAGAACGGCGTGTATGAGGATTTGCTCGGGTTTGCCACCGTACGTGACGACTGGGAGCGCTGTCTGTGA
- a CDS encoding energy transducer TonB family protein: MYVLFRARQLLGSVPALIALVLIALGIQSQTLKVEPVYDESAVELALVEPEPEVIPEPVVEQEPPPPVIEEEEAAPAPPPPPKPLPKPEPKPKPKPKPVPKPAPVVAKPAPTPPPVAAKPAPAAVAQTAPTPAPPAPPKVDGQALEGGYLKGLRNELDTYKQYPTGRQASLERPSGEVVVWLLVDRQGRVLDSGLQTQASSMLLNRAATNSLRRIKQVKPFPEQAFGGRNEQRFTATFNYSVQ, encoded by the coding sequence ATGTACGTTCTGTTTCGTGCGCGTCAGCTGCTGGGCAGTGTCCCGGCCCTGATCGCCCTGGTGCTGATTGCACTGGGTATCCAGTCCCAGACCTTGAAGGTCGAGCCGGTGTATGACGAGTCGGCGGTCGAATTGGCCTTGGTCGAGCCGGAACCGGAAGTCATACCGGAACCGGTGGTGGAACAAGAACCGCCACCGCCGGTAATAGAAGAGGAAGAGGCCGCGCCGGCGCCACCGCCACCGCCCAAGCCGCTGCCTAAACCCGAACCCAAACCCAAACCCAAGCCAAAACCTGTGCCCAAGCCGGCGCCCGTGGTCGCCAAGCCCGCGCCAACGCCGCCACCGGTGGCCGCCAAGCCAGCCCCGGCCGCCGTCGCCCAAACGGCACCGACGCCCGCCCCACCGGCGCCACCGAAGGTCGATGGCCAGGCCCTGGAAGGCGGTTACCTCAAAGGTTTGCGCAACGAGTTGGACACCTACAAGCAGTACCCCACCGGGCGCCAGGCGTCGCTCGAACGCCCCAGCGGCGAGGTAGTGGTGTGGTTGCTGGTGGACCGCCAGGGCCGCGTGCTCGATTCCGGTTTGCAGACTCAGGCCTCAAGCATGTTGCTCAACCGGGCCGCCACCAACAGCTTGCGTCGCATCAAGCAAGTCAAGCCGTTCCCCGAACAAGCCTTCGGGGGCCGCAATGAGCAGCGCTTCACCGCCACCTTCAACTACAGCGTGCAATAA
- a CDS encoding ExbD/TolR family protein, whose amino-acid sequence MRTWDEPKKRKAHIELIPMIDVMMFLLVFFVLVSLNVIPALGMKTQLPSASSSQQLKPQNKFILTLGLEGQLQLDGKDLTVDALVPALKAAEKPDTKSTIIVNSDKGVEVSRLVEVMDTLRLGGFTSVSIATRKS is encoded by the coding sequence ATGAGAACCTGGGACGAACCCAAGAAACGCAAGGCGCACATCGAACTGATCCCGATGATCGACGTGATGATGTTCCTGCTGGTGTTTTTCGTACTGGTGAGCCTGAACGTGATTCCCGCGCTCGGCATGAAGACCCAATTGCCCAGCGCCAGCAGCTCGCAGCAGCTCAAACCGCAAAACAAATTCATCCTCACCCTGGGCCTGGAAGGCCAGTTGCAACTGGACGGCAAGGACCTGACGGTGGATGCCCTGGTGCCGGCCTTGAAGGCGGCCGAGAAGCCCGACACCAAGTCGACGATCATCGTCAACAGCGACAAAGGCGTAGAGGTTTCGCGCCTGGTGGAAGTGATGGACACCCTGCGCCTGGGTGGCTTCACCTCCGTGTCCATTGCTACGCGTAAGTCTTGA
- a CDS encoding TonB-dependent receptor — MKFTRIHLALVAATSMSQGLVMAETSDSDVGTIGVQGKASAGGGYMVPEESIKGRSTVTKEALDKQAATGNAIDKLKYTPGLNISSEDNTGLSGFRFTMRGMNSDQVGMSVDGMPINDSGNYALYSNLLGDPENIDQIFVTQGASEADGPHIGSSGGNIGIVTIRPTKETGAFVKQVVGSNATRKTFARLNTGEINGLSNWLSVSHTEGEMWRGSGAVRADKVEWNSFFDAGNGNTANLILKYHEQDNNSYSQLTKAQFQQNGRKYDPYPATPSVGSNGKYNSYYALAQNPFQTFTAVLNTQFKLADNLALSVIPYYYWGNGSGVGSSAYALNRGSNQGGVFDLGNLPTAAQYNADGTPNSGVYYRPSRTQTWRPGITTKLTWDLGDHSLQFGYWYERARQSQTQPFIPLKSNGKPVDTWPDSNSAIVDANGNQVQGRDRFTVTPAQKVWAQDTWYINPDWTFIAGLAYMNVERDGTNHGSLNERPEKRNQTYNKLLPNVGLKYQLDERDQLFYSLSRNMRVPQNYALYDKGVDSINLEPETSWNHELGWRYSGDDMTLAATLFYMDFKNRQVSSKDINGDAADINVGAVTNKGLELEWSGQLPHHFNYYTSYTYTKAEQQDDMTVYNAGKPIVLPTSGKQFANVPKNMLAANVGYDDGRFYGTFGGKYTSRLYGDLTNDEAISGRTVFNLGAGIYLPVDKKVVKDATLRLNVDNLFDKKYLDGVYTTKTNAASYSGFRDGDPAYIVGLDRTVTVSLEANF, encoded by the coding sequence ATGAAGTTCACCCGCATTCATCTGGCACTCGTTGCCGCGACCAGCATGAGCCAGGGACTGGTCATGGCAGAGACCAGCGACAGTGATGTCGGCACCATTGGGGTACAAGGCAAGGCGAGCGCAGGGGGCGGTTACATGGTCCCGGAAGAAAGCATCAAGGGCCGCTCCACGGTGACCAAGGAAGCACTGGACAAGCAGGCAGCAACGGGCAATGCCATCGATAAGCTCAAGTACACCCCGGGCTTGAACATCTCCAGTGAAGACAACACCGGCCTCTCGGGTTTTCGCTTCACCATGCGCGGCATGAACTCCGACCAGGTGGGCATGTCGGTGGACGGCATGCCGATCAACGACTCCGGTAACTACGCGCTGTACTCCAACCTGCTGGGCGACCCGGAAAACATCGACCAGATCTTCGTCACCCAGGGTGCCTCGGAGGCCGATGGCCCGCACATCGGTTCCAGTGGCGGCAACATCGGCATCGTGACCATTCGCCCGACCAAGGAAACCGGCGCGTTCGTCAAACAGGTGGTCGGCAGCAACGCCACGCGCAAGACCTTCGCCCGCCTCAATACCGGTGAAATCAACGGTCTTAGCAACTGGTTGTCGGTGTCCCATACCGAAGGGGAAATGTGGCGTGGCTCAGGCGCGGTGCGTGCAGACAAGGTGGAGTGGAACAGCTTCTTCGACGCCGGCAACGGCAACACCGCCAACCTGATCCTCAAGTACCACGAGCAGGACAACAACAGTTATAGCCAGTTGACCAAGGCGCAGTTCCAGCAGAACGGCCGCAAGTACGATCCCTACCCGGCCACGCCGAGCGTGGGCAGCAACGGCAAATACAACAGCTACTACGCCCTGGCGCAGAACCCGTTCCAGACCTTCACCGCCGTGCTCAACACCCAGTTCAAACTGGCCGACAACCTGGCGCTGTCGGTGATCCCGTATTACTACTGGGGCAACGGCAGCGGCGTCGGCTCGTCCGCCTACGCACTCAACCGTGGCTCCAACCAGGGTGGCGTGTTCGACCTCGGCAACCTACCCACCGCCGCCCAGTACAACGCCGATGGCACACCGAACAGCGGCGTGTACTACCGCCCTTCTCGCACGCAAACCTGGCGGCCGGGCATCACCACCAAACTGACCTGGGACCTGGGCGACCACAGCCTGCAATTCGGCTACTGGTACGAGCGCGCACGCCAGAGCCAGACCCAGCCGTTCATTCCCCTAAAGAGCAACGGCAAGCCGGTGGACACCTGGCCGGATTCCAACAGCGCCATCGTCGATGCCAACGGCAATCAGGTCCAGGGGCGCGACCGCTTCACCGTGACCCCGGCGCAAAAGGTCTGGGCCCAGGACACCTGGTACATCAACCCGGACTGGACCTTCATCGCCGGCCTTGCCTACATGAACGTCGAGCGGGACGGTACCAACCACGGCAGCCTCAACGAGCGTCCGGAAAAACGCAACCAGACCTATAACAAACTGCTGCCCAATGTCGGCCTCAAATACCAACTGGACGAGCGCGACCAACTGTTCTACAGCCTGTCGCGAAACATGCGCGTACCGCAGAACTATGCGCTCTACGACAAGGGCGTTGATTCGATCAACCTCGAGCCGGAAACCAGCTGGAACCATGAACTGGGCTGGCGCTACAGCGGCGACGACATGACCCTGGCCGCCACCCTGTTCTACATGGACTTCAAGAACCGCCAGGTCTCATCCAAAGACATCAACGGCGACGCCGCCGACATCAACGTCGGTGCCGTGACCAACAAAGGCCTGGAGCTGGAATGGAGCGGCCAACTGCCCCACCACTTCAACTACTACACCTCCTACACCTACACCAAGGCCGAGCAGCAAGACGACATGACCGTCTACAACGCCGGCAAGCCCATCGTGCTGCCCACCAGCGGCAAGCAGTTCGCCAACGTGCCCAAGAACATGCTGGCGGCCAACGTTGGTTACGACGACGGGCGCTTCTACGGCACCTTCGGCGGCAAGTACACCAGCAGGCTCTATGGCGACCTGACCAACGACGAAGCCATTTCCGGACGCACCGTGTTCAACCTTGGCGCCGGTATCTACCTGCCGGTGGACAAGAAAGTCGTCAAGGACGCGACCCTGCGCCTGAACGTCGACAACCTGTTCGACAAGAAGTACCTGGACGGCGTGTACACCACCAAGACCAACGCGGCCAGCTACAGCGGTTTTCGCGATGGCGACCCGGCCTACATCGTTGGCCTGGACCGCACCGTAACGGTTTCGCTGGAAGCGAATTTCTAA
- a CDS encoding alkaline phosphatase D family protein has translation MSGGVDHDRRRILGGLAVATAFSILSPFARSAGVDYPFTLGVASGDPLPDGFVIWTRLAPLFNAADGRGGLSRSVPVRWRVASDAAMTRIVRQGEVLATQRFAHAVHVEVAGLAAGRPYWYQFEGLGAQSAVGQSRTTPAPHAMASARLGFVSCSHWERGYFSAYRHLAAEQPDLVFFLGDYIYDSSYAADSGKVFRSHGSGNARSLSDYRNRYALYKTDPDLQALHAAAPSVATWDDHEVQNDYANRWSQDPKVAVAQFLQQRAAAYQAFYEHMPLRASSVPKGADMRIYRRLDYGRLVRFHVLDGRQYRSEQPCIAANGSHQGHVVNTPCSNLRDPARTLLGWQQEAWLDQGFAQSKAQWNVIAQDLLVAPLIQRDLTNHKPGRWTDGWDGYMANRSRMLASIVRNRVKNPVFWGGDIHSFWATDLHANADNPDSAVVATEFVGSSVTSDGPPYDAFMKIMPLNPHVKFFDSRQRGYVSVELAADSMLTNFRAISDPRDPAATVSTLKSFVVEPGRAGAIAV, from the coding sequence GTGAGCGGCGGGGTAGACCACGACCGGCGCCGGATACTTGGCGGGCTGGCGGTCGCTACCGCGTTTTCGATCCTCAGCCCGTTTGCGCGCAGTGCCGGGGTGGATTATCCGTTCACCCTCGGCGTGGCTTCCGGCGACCCGTTGCCGGATGGCTTTGTGATATGGACGCGCCTGGCGCCGTTGTTCAACGCCGCGGATGGCCGTGGCGGCCTGAGTCGCTCAGTGCCAGTGCGTTGGCGGGTGGCCAGCGATGCGGCGATGACGCGTATTGTGAGGCAGGGGGAGGTGCTGGCGACGCAGCGTTTCGCTCACGCAGTGCATGTCGAAGTGGCAGGGCTGGCGGCGGGCCGACCCTATTGGTACCAGTTTGAAGGGCTTGGTGCGCAGAGCGCGGTGGGCCAGTCGCGCACGACGCCAGCGCCGCACGCCATGGCCTCGGCCCGGTTGGGGTTTGTCTCTTGTTCGCACTGGGAACGCGGCTATTTCAGCGCCTACCGACACCTCGCCGCGGAGCAGCCCGACCTGGTGTTTTTCCTCGGCGACTATATTTACGACAGCTCCTACGCGGCGGATTCTGGCAAGGTTTTTCGTTCTCACGGCAGTGGCAATGCGCGAAGCCTGAGCGACTATCGCAACCGCTACGCGTTGTACAAGACCGATCCGGACCTGCAAGCCCTGCACGCCGCCGCACCCAGCGTGGCGACCTGGGACGATCATGAAGTGCAGAATGACTATGCCAACCGCTGGTCCCAGGATCCCAAGGTTGCGGTGGCGCAGTTTCTCCAGCAACGGGCGGCGGCTTACCAGGCGTTTTACGAACACATGCCCTTGCGCGCCAGTAGCGTGCCCAAGGGCGCGGACATGCGTATTTATCGACGTCTGGACTACGGCCGGCTTGTACGTTTCCATGTGCTCGACGGGCGTCAGTACCGTTCCGAGCAACCGTGCATCGCAGCCAATGGCAGCCACCAGGGGCATGTTGTCAACACCCCTTGCAGCAACTTGCGCGACCCCGCCCGCACGTTGCTCGGCTGGCAACAAGAAGCCTGGCTGGACCAGGGTTTTGCCCAGTCGAAGGCGCAATGGAATGTGATCGCCCAGGATTTGCTGGTGGCGCCGCTGATCCAGCGCGATCTCACCAACCACAAGCCGGGGCGCTGGACCGATGGGTGGGATGGCTACATGGCTAACCGCTCACGGATGCTGGCGTCGATTGTGCGCAATCGCGTGAAGAACCCGGTGTTCTGGGGCGGAGACATTCATTCGTTCTGGGCCACTGACCTGCATGCGAACGCCGACAACCCGGACTCGGCGGTGGTTGCCACCGAGTTCGTTGGCTCGTCGGTGACCTCCGACGGCCCGCCCTATGACGCGTTCATGAAGATCATGCCGCTTAACCCCCATGTGAAGTTCTTCGACAGCCGCCAGCGCGGGTATGTGTCGGTGGAGTTGGCGGCCGACAGCATGTTGACGAATTTTCGGGCGATCAGTGACCCGCGTGACCCGGCGGCGACGGTGTCGACGTTGAAGTCGTTCGTGGTCGAGCCGGGCAGGGCTGGGGCGATTGCCGTCTAG